TAATTGCTTCCGAATATTTTAAGGAACCAGAACCGTGTCGACCGCTCAGTTTGTATTTCCACAGTATGTACTACGTATCGGAGTGAACGAGATTACGATGGACGAAACATTCCAAATTCTAATAGCACGCGTTTTTGCGTTTAACCCAATCGGTCGATTGATTGCGAATCGACGTCGGTAATCTCGCTGCTCCGGTCGAGGGAACTCCGTATTATTTCTGTAAATTATTGCTGTACAGTATGGAGAGGCATCGTCGTTCAAGTAAAGgattaaaaaaaaggaaatagtaTTATCCTAAGATTAttcttattgttcttcttatgATTATGATTACTCTCATTATTCTtattatcgttatcattatcCGAAGCTTGAATCCACAATTACCTTATTGAGTATACTTACCAGTTAGAAGTATTGTGTGATGTATCGTCTGTGTGTTATTAAGGTATTCAAGTAATAAAATGAAACAAGTATGCCCGAATTATTATATCGTCAAGCCTATCTTTTTCGCGTGTCTCGTCAGGCTCCCAATTAAGAATTAAGAATGTACTATCAAAactattcttatttatttaaataaatatatacagtTTATTGAACAAATAAATCACATTTCAGTAAATTCGTGGTCCAGACAGGCACACAACTGTACATCCTTGAAAAACCTAACCGAAGTTTGTGTTATTTGTATATCGACGTGTAATATTCCTCTTCCAAATCGTATAAATCGGCTGCCATGTCGTCTCGCAAGTTTGCTAACTTTTGATCGCATTCTGCTTGTTTTGTCCTAAATAATTTACTATTTTGTGCTATGGCTTCGTTCACAGATGGAAAATCGTTGAGTATCAAATATTGTTTTATATCGGAAACCAGCTTCATTAGGGATTCTCCCGCGCGAACGATATTCGCCGCCCTGACCTGCATTTCATACGTATCTTGTTCGCATTGTGTCATCCGAGATAACTGGGAATCGCCTTCTCCTTTCGCTAGCTTTACAATCTCTGTAAAATAACGATCAAATTAACTAAACGTTCGCGAATAATTAGAGGTTAGGTTTTAAATATCATTAGTATATTGAATAAAATCAACGGTTTAAGTTCAACAAAAATATCTATCAAACAATAGGTTGTTATACAtgcataacgtaacactgttttttcattaaaaaaccATCGATTCTCTTATTATTATGTACCGCGCAAAAAGTGAGGTTATATAAAGCATACCTTCGAAATTCTCCAACATCGATTTCACATCCTCTTTTAACCTCGTTGTATAAGACTTCAACAAAGCCTCCTTGCTTTGCGGCAATGCCCGCTGTGCTGccattatttcaaataaaaattaacagcACTTTATTTACGACAACGAACTCCACACGTGCGACAACACGAACTGTTTGGGATGCCTCATAACGAGATCATAACAACGCCATCTCCTGATGCGATTTTACCGACCGAACCAAAATGGTCGCGAGTGCACATCAATTCGAAATCTCTCGTAATCATCTCGGTCACGGACGATCGTTCGTCTTTTTAAAAGCAGGGAAAATCTCAAAATTCGATTTTCAACGCGACCTTCGGTCACGAGTGAACCGTAAGGTCTAATCGTTTATATATTGATCTTCTAGAAGAAACCTAGAGCACAGAGCCACCCTATCCCCACTACGATCCTTGAAAGCCGGGATGAAATCAATAGAAAGCTCACGCGAACTCTCCGTCTTCGGTAAATTCATTCGCACGCGAAATTTCACGGCGTATCGCGCAGGGAGGAGCGTCGAGACCGGGCGAACGCGATGGAGAACGCGAACACACGATTTTAATGCCGCGTACGTCGCGTTGCGTTTGGGACACCGAGAATATCGGAACATTCCCTCGAGTGCATCGTTCACAGTTCGCAAAATCCCGAACGGTGGTAAAATCATCGTTCCACGGATTAGTGATTCTCGTTCGAAAACGATCAGCGATCAACGACGATGGCTGTGTTTCACGTAAAGAAATTACGATACTCGGCATCGTGCTGTTGGGGTGTGTCGTAGGGCAAACAGAAAGTATAGAGGGTTTAAGCTTGCTCAATCGAATAAATGACAAAATTTGGCAAACGACGTGATGATAGGGCTTGTTATATTTTTAACGTTGACGGGAGCGATCGGGGGTTCGTTACCTCCCGACGACGCCGACAATGTGTTGCATATCGGTGGCATTTTTCCCATACGAGGAAAGGGTGGATGGCAGGGTGGCCAGGCGAgtattcatttttattctttctgaaatatataaaagttgCGTCAGTTAACCAGtagtcctactagaaccaacgatataaactattataaatcgtgtcattgtatcacgccaaatgaaattaccgaaaattctcaacgagaattgattgtaaatattctaataaataataaataaatagttaaCCAGTATACTTGGTTCAACAGGCTTGCATGCCAGCGGTGAACCTGGCTCTAGACGATGTTAACCGTGAAAAAAATTTGTTACCTGGATTCATACTGAAGCTTCACTCGAACGATAGCGAGGTATAGAAAATGTTTGTCGAGAAGTTTGAAAAGCACCGTAGGGAAATCAGGATGGAGGAAGTTCGTTAATTGATTATATCATCGTTTCAGTGCGAGCCAGGACTCGGTGCCTCGGTGATGTACAATTTATTATACTATAAACCACACAAATTAATGTTGTTAGCCGGATGTAGTACGGTATGTACGACCGTCGCTGAAGCAGCGAAAATGTGGAACCTGGTAGTGGTGAGTGTCgataaaatttgttatttaaataaacaaatacgaaAAGAAAACCGACTTGTGTCATGTTTAGTTGTGTTACGGTGCGTCATCTCCTGCGTTGTCGGATCGAAATCGGTTCCCGACGCTTTTCAGGACACACCCGTCAGCCACGGTGCACAATCCCACGAGAATTAAACTGTTGCAAAAATTTGGCTGGTCTCGAGTGGCAATCTTGCAGCAAGCCGAAGAAGTGTTCATATCTGTAACATCTCACTGTCGCACAAATCCATCCAAACTTTCAAACATGGTAATTTATCGTTCTGTTTTCCCCTATGCTTATAGACCGTAGAAGATTTAGAGGCACGTTGCAAGGAAGCAGGAATAGAAATAGTTACGCGTCAGAGCTTCCTGTCGGACCCGTCGGACGCGGTGAGAAATCTGCGTCGCCAAGATGCCAGAATCATCGTCGGTTTGTTTTACGTGGTGGCCGCGAGAAGAGTTCTCTGCGAATTGTATCATCAGAATCTTTACGGCAAAAGTTACGTGTGGTTCTTCATCGGTTGGTACGAGGATAATTGGTTCGAGAAGAACTTGGAAACGGAGGGAATCACGTGCACGATAGAACAAATGAGGCGCGCGGCTGAAGGACACTTGACGACCGAGGCTCTCATGTGGAATCAAAATAACGACACGACAATCAGCGGGATGACTTCCGAGGATTTTAGGCAGAGATTAAACAAAGTGCTGAAGGAAAGCAGCTTCGACATCGATAACAATCACTACCCCGAAGGTTATCAAGAAGCGCCCCTCGCTTACGACGCGGTTTGGTCGGTGGCGTTAGGTATGAATTCGCATTGCTACGTAAAAGTGCCGGTCATGGAAGAGTTGAATTTTTACCACGGTTTTGTATTCTTCGTATTTGAACTACAGCTTTCAATAAAACAATGGAGAAGCTGAGTAAGCAAGGAAAGAGTCTAAAGAACTTCACCTACACCAACAAGGAGATAGCAGACGAAATTTACTCGGCGATCAACTCCACTCAGTTTCTAGGGGTATCTGTACGTGACTCGGCTAGAACTAGAAATAAAACGAAGGCTTTATCTTTAATAAGAGGCCGATCTTTAATCGATCCTGTATGTGCTATAGGGATACGTTGCATTTAGTTCGCAAGGTGACAGAATCGCATTGACCCAAATCGAGCAAGTGGTCGATGGAAAGTACGTTAAGTTGGGATATTACGATACGCAAAGCGACAATCTGACTTGGAGGAATATGGAAAGGTGGATCGGTGGCAAAGTACCTCAGGATAGGACCATCGTAAGGACCGTTCTAAGGACAGTCTCGTTGCCTTTGTTTATTTGCATGGGAACTATATCATCGGTGGGAATCGTAATAGCGCTggcattaataatttttaatatatggaACAGGCACAGAAGGTACATCTGCTCGTTCcatatttgtttctttcttctctAAATATTTGAGAACACTGGTATCCCCCTTTCTAGGGTTATAATGTCGTCACATCCTGTGTGCAATACAATAATGCTTGTTGGAGTGATAGCGTGTCTGGTGTCGGTGTTTCTGTTGGGAATCGATGGTAGATTCGTTGCACCGTGGGAATATCCAGCTATCTGCCAGGCTAGATCCTGGATGTTATCTACGGGATTTACTCTGGCGTTCGGCGCGATGTTCAGCAAAGTGTGGCGGGTCCACAGACTCACGACAAAAACGAAAGCCGATCAAGCGAAAGTAAGTACTGGAAACAACTGGAATCAACGCGCTCGATTGCTTGAAATCGTTTTAGAGAGTAATCACCCACGGTAATCACGTGCGATCGATTAACCGATTAACGATCTAATTAATGTTTCTAGTCACGCAGTGTGCCCGCCCCGTGCATGGTTTGCAGATCCTGCTCGTATGACCCTCGACTTTAACGTATTCTCGATTCTTTCTAGTTGTTCATGGCTAAACAAAAAGTTTCGTCCATACAGAAGAAAGTTCAACCGTGGAAGCTGTATACGATGGTAAGCGGACTGTTAGCGGTGGATATAGTGTTGTTAGTCTCCTGGCAAGTATTCGATCCTTTGCAAAGAAAGATGGAAACCTTTCCGTTGGAGTCGTCTTCGTCTGGCGATGACGACGCAATGATCAGACCCGAGTTGGAGCATTGCGAGAGCATACACAATAATATTTGGCTTGGTAAGCTCGTCAACGTGAAACTTATCTTTGATCACCGAGCAAAGATTATCGTCTACGTCCATCTTTCAGGTTTGGTTTACAGCTACAAAGGAATAATTCTGGTATTCGGGCTGTTTTTGGCGTACGAAACGAGGAGCATCAAAGTTAAACAGATCAATGATTCTAGATACGTCGGGATGTCGATATACAACGTGGTTGTTCTCTGTTTGATCACAGCGCCGGTGACGATGGTGATTGCCAGCCAGCAAGACGCTAATTTCGCTTTCGTTGCACTCGCCATTATTTTCTGCTGTTTCTTAAGCATGGCGCTGATCTTTGTGCCTAAAGTGATCGAAGTGATCAGGCATCCGAAAGACAAGGCCGAATCTAAGTACAATCCGGACGTGGGCATGTCGAAGGAAGACGAGGAAAGGTATCAGAAGCTCCTTAGCGAGAACGACGAGCTTCAGAAACTGATCGCCGCGGTAAGGAAACTTTTCACTGTTCGGCTTCGAGATTAGAGTTGGCTGTTACGAAGAACGGGCGATTCTTTTGCAGAAGGAAGAAAAGATCAAACTTCTAAAACAGACGTTGGCCGAGCGAGACACGCTGAAAGGTGGCAGCGGAAACGTTCCGAAGGATTCGTTGATAGTCGCCGATTTTGTAACCGGCGAGGGGACTTCGGATAGCGCAATCGGTGGGGGTATTTCTGTTTATACTCAATCATCTCGAGCTTCTGCTTCTGACTTTGAGTTTTCAGGATCGTACTTGTAGATTCGCCGTGCGTTAAATTTCTGCCCTTTCTGGCTGGATCGTAACGAATTTAAGAAACTGGGACCTAAATGGATAAAAGTACATATGTTGTTCTCTTCTTACGACGACGTTTACTTTTAAGTTCTTTTTAGAGGCTATCGAATCACGCGACGTATTTTCTCCTTCTTTATCTCTTTTTTGCAAAGTACTATTACATACTATCGCACACCGAATGACACTCGTTGCAATTTTTAGCGAAACTTCGAAAGGGAAACGACGCACCAAAGTTCTGAAATGCAAACGGGCGACTCGTTAGCTCGAGACAGCTTTGTTTCTAAGTTCGTAGTTCGTAGGATGCGCTGCCTCCTGCCGAGGCGGCGCACTCTGTGTCGTGTACTCGGTGTCTAAACGTATAAATGTtggatgtatgtatataacaaACAAAGTAATAGGTGTGCGTATGCGTAGTACGATTAGTAGCTCTCTGTGTAAAACAAATCCATACGCGCGACATATTGTTAGGTATAATAGATCGCAAGTTGGCCTACGACTATCGCGCCGTTCTCGTTTACAACGATCTTTTTCGTTACCTATTATCgagattttattattatacagatatttgtACTGAgaagttttatcaaacgaatcAATTCTTAATTAAATCACGATTAGATAAATTTACACTAATCGCATTGGTCGCATAAATCGATTGATTACGTAACACGGACCAAACACTTCGTAAAATATTTCCTGTTAACTTTCGAATACTTTATGCAAAATACGCAATTGTCCGTGCATTATTATCATGCATCGTATTGGTGCAAAACGCGACAATGTAGGACGATCCGAATTTCTTCGCGCACGTTTATACGGGTCCAAGAAACGAATAGAGAAACATGAAAGAAAGGAACGTTTTCGTTTATTCGCGAATATTATACGTTCCACGCGAGGTACAAAAGATCGCTTAAATTATTGGATATTGTATAATTTGAATCGCGATCCGTTTAGTCGAAACGTGAGAAGCATCGCGAACGTTTCGTTTGCCGCAGGCCTAAATCTTTTTACATAGTCCACGCATGATTTGCAACAATTGCAGTTAAATCTCGTTAGACGATAACCTGGTCGTTTTCGAGACAGCGAATCGATGCGAACCTCATGAAGTCTGCTCCCAAATTGTACGGAACGTTGCACGGTACGCGAAATTGGTGTTCGATCGCGGGCAACAAGGTACACACGTAAAACAGTGAACGTGCTAACGAGATTTAAACGCTTGAAACATTGCGCCATTCATAAATAATTTGGGAGTCTTGATGAGGTGGATCGACGTGCTTTATGGCCAGTTAACGCTTAATCTTTCAGATTGCACCCTCTGATGACTGATCTAAATGTAAAGGTGCTCGGATGCTCGAGTCCgataaaatatcaattatttatgaATGGGCAAAGAAACTTTCTACGTTTACCCCGCATGATATCTGAAGGATTATCGTTTTTGAATTCTTCTTTTTAGAAACGGACCAGGTTGGCTGAACACAAGAACCCCGTCGATTAGGATGACAAAAGCAATACGAGCATACGAACGTACGAAAGGGCTAAAAGCCACGACAAAACGctctatttctctttctcttctaaaACTAGCGTTAAATCTACACATGCATAATTCCAAGGGAACTGCATGTTCTTATTTTGTGATCGGAAACAAACCGGAAATCGTGTTTGTAGCGATAAAAATTCAATTCAATCATTGCATCGCCGATGAGTTATTTCGCCACGCATATCTCGTCTATAGAAGAGATTATTTCATTGGAATGAGATTTCCTCAGAGAGGCGGCTTGGAAATGCCCCTTGAATTTATAAATGTGCAATTCAGTTAACGTTACGATTTAATCGAAACTTGAGATATTGTATCCAACAGGATACAGTCTGAGGATTCTTTTAACGGAATGTcaaagtttcaaattttacaaacacgaacgttgaaatatttgaaaatcttGAGTTCAGAAACTATTTCACGTTATCAATGGGAAAATAATGTGATTTGACTGCAATTCAAATTTTATCGGTACACAAGACGACTTACGTGTATGTATAACGTAGATTGAACAAGCCACGAAGCACAACTTTTTCGTACTTGCGTTTCAATTTCACCATTCCACGTATACATGACAGATTTTACGAATTTCTGTTAAATTGTTTCTAGTAATAATCATTATCGCGCTCATCCGCGTATTTTTTACTATATTTCTTCGATTGACTGTTGCGCGAATTGCGCTTGattactatattattatacgatatacatatactaGTCTTATCAAACTGTTAAAGAaagtatcatatatatatacgttagAATATGgagatatatttatttttaagtttttaaattataaaattcgtTAAAAATTCATATTGTATCTGTTATTGATTACCCTGCGCTTATGGGAAAAGCGTTCGCTCTCGAATCCATTAATCGTTCACGGATCTTTGCTGTGTTACAGTTGCATAATCGAAACAATGTGCTTTCGAATTTAAAATCGCAAGTACTTAATTCGCGTGAATGCATCGTAATTTTACTATCGTGAACTTTAAAAAGTTTGCAGGAAACCAAACGAACTTTGTTTGAGAGATATTAAAGGACGACACGTATGATTCTCTAAAGAAATACGTATATTTAATACATCATAGATCCATATGGCgattatgaaaaatatgtaGTACAAATGAAATACAATtgtattaaaaaatcaaataaacTTAGTTACAATTTAAGGGCATGATTTTGCCGCGTATTGTGATTTGAATAATCAGCATTTAGCGTGATCACGTGACATCGTGTCTGCACCAAAACGGAAATTCGTATTCGCGGCGCATGTCAGCCGCCATATTCGTTACATTGTCGCTTATACAAAATTATAAGGCGCGCGCGGTAAATACTGTTTTCGTAATACGtcaaatttagtttaatttgagAAATGTCATTTGGTACGGGATTCGGAGGAACAACTTCGACACCCGCTCCTGCGTTTAGCTTTGGTGCAACGGCTTCCACTACGGCGACACCAGTAAAACCGGGTAAGTTGTCTAGTTTATAGGTTAAGTCACATTTCGCTCGTTCTATGGTTACATGTGACCTTTCCAAACGTATTTTCAGCAAAGTTACCATTTTGTATTTTCCATTGGTCCGAAATCTATCATATATCTTGTAACTTTTCCAAAACTTGTCTTTGTAGATATTCTTGGAATATCAGTTCGAAGAACATTTCACTTTTCAATGTGCTGTTTCATCGCAATGCCTACTCATAATATAATCAGCTTGTATTACATTTCTACATTGCACGTTAATAATTCCTCAAGACCGTGTTTTATTCGATAAAAAGTTATTGCAAGTTTTATGCAAGTTAGTGTCAAAATCAGTTTTAATTTCTCAAAGAGCTAATGCTGGTTTTATTTGTAGTGGTTGAAAGTTTTCCTAGCAGAGGCTGATTCAGTCCTGTACATCCTGGTTCGCATTCCATGTTTCCCTTCCCAAAGAAATTatttcttctcttcgacttAGTTACGATGCATGCTGTAATACAGCATAATAACAATATTATAAAAAGAGCGGTTAGTAAAGCAATTAAAACTGGCGAATGGCTGGAGGACTCTGTTGGTCGATAATATTCTTGCGTTGCCATAACAGCTTTTGCAAATGTAGATGTTTCCTGTATTCTTTGTGGAACTACTGTAGCAACCGTATCCTCTAAATAAAACATTTCATTTGGAATTTTACCCATTGTTGTTATCATAACATCTGCTGTAACATCCTTTGCAAATTGCAATGAAACATGTTATaatttatgatataatatagaatgtaataatatgtataaaaaatttcTAAAACATACTCCAATTGTTATATCTGTAGTACCAAATTCGTGCAACAGTTCAGTAGAATAATCGATAGGTTCACCAACATGACGAAGTGCAACTTTCCTACCAGATATTGAAGCtatctttaataattttttggCAAGTTGTCCATATTTGCTTCcctatttaatttcattagttGAATTAGATTTTCATTATACTTTTGCTTTATTAACAGCCTTACCTGATTTTGCTCATTCATATACGACATATTGTTTTTTGCTATACAATTATCTATAATTCAggatcttttaataaatttttatcatgTGAACACGAATTATATGATTTTTTCGATTTGTTTGAACGCGTGTAGTTAAACTTTACGAACGAATACAGCGCAAATTATTATTGCGATCTTGTGCAAGACATTTCTGTCATATACTAATTTTTCTACTTGAAGCAGTTTCAAATCAGTAAAAACAAAAGTCAACTTTTCAGTAAGAAAATTGTATAacttcataatatatatatatattgttcatAACCGGCGTATTTATGTATCTCGAACGTTTCGTTTCTATATATATTGCTTATatagttgtatgctgtatcgttattaaatattttacatttgaaACCAAACACTTCAGCAGGGTTTGGAACGCCATCCTTTGGATTTAGTACGCCAGCTACCTCAGCACCGAGTCTCTTCGGTTCCTCTACAACTCCAGCAACGGGAGGATTTGGAAGTGGTACCACTTTTGGTACACCAGCTGCAACTGGTTTTGGCAACACAGCAACAGGTGGTTTTGCCTCGGCACCTACTTTTGCTGCTTCTGCTACTAGTTTTGGAACTACTCCGGTATTTGGTACGCCTGCTTCATCGGGCACTGCATTCGGCACCACTTCTACTTTTGGTAGCACACCAGCCTCTACCACTGGATTCGGTACATTTGGAACCACTACAACATCCTCTTTAGGCTTTGGTGGTTTCAGTGGATTTGGAACTACGACAACCACCTCTGCGCCTTCCCTTTTTGGAGGATTTGGTACTACAAGCACAGCCCCCACTTTTGGTACATCTACGGGTTTTGGTGCTTTCGGCACAAAACCAACGGCAACAACTACAACCACTGGCTTTGGTGGTTTTGGTACAGGTTGGTGGTAACTGCACCATTCCTTTATTTATCAATGTATCTTTTACTCAGATTAAATTATCTATGCAGGTACAGGTTTTACGGGGTTTGGATCTGGATTAGCACAGACTCAACAACAGTttcagcaacaacaacagcagcaacagcctGTTAATACCATATCCGAAGCGTTATACAATGCCGTATTTAATTGCCAGTTATATAACGATGAACGTGACAATATTATTGCGAGATGGAACCTCATACAAGCTTTATGGGGAACTGGaaaagcttattattatatGAATGCTCCACCTATAGAGCTTAATCAAGAAAATCCACTATGTAGATTCAAAGCTATCGGGTACAGTCGGATGCCCGATGCTGATAACAACGACGGTCTGGTCGTACTTTGtttcaataaaaagaaaaaggatgTTAAAGAGGGCGAAGCACAATTGATCGGttttatgaataatattttgGGAAATAAACCTAATTTATCGCTTACAATAGACAATATTAAAGCAACTGGAGAAGACAAAAGTCAGGTGACCATTTTTATCACTGAAAAAGGAATTACCGGAGCTCCAAGAAAAATTCCTGCCAGCGAGTTAGTTGCGTATTTATCGCAACCAATGCAGAAACAACAATTAGTGCAAAATGGTGTAGAAGATATGTTACCTTTAGTAAAATTAGATCCTGCGCAGCTTAAGGAATACTTAGACAATCCGCCTTGTTCGATCGATCCACGATTATGGAAACAGGCTCAACTGGACAATCCCAATCCAGAACTTTATATACCTGTGCCGATGATCGGCTTCCAACAAGTTAAACACAGGTTAAAGTGTCAAGAAGAAGAAACAACAAGGCACAGAAATTTCCTAGACATGGCGGCTGATGAAATACAAAGATTACAAAGACAACATACGGCGATACAAGCTAGATTAAAGGAACATCGGAGGACTCTGTTAGAACTACAACACAGGGTGTTGCAGGTATGTAAATGTATTTCCTGGTAATTATTTTAAACGGCATACattcaatttatatatttaaatatttcttcagGTACTGGTACGTCAAGAAATTACACGTAAAGTTGGGTTGTCTCTGCAACCGGAGGAAGAAGTTCTAACACGTAGGTTCGAATCTATGCATTCCCAAGTTAGCGCTCCAACTCAGTTCAAAGGTAGAATTAGTGAAATGCTTTCCCAATTGAGAATGAGAAATCATATAGACACACAAAATCAGGAAAGGTATGCGATGGACCCTATAGCACAGGATGACATAAAAGCGGTACGTAAAGAAAATGTTTACGAAAAGGTTATTGAAGAATACATACGTAATcggtgctttttttttttttattagtacCTAACAATGGAGCAACAGGGCATGGCACAACTTATAGCAACGATAAACTCCGATCTAGAAAGTTTGAAAATCATTAAGGACGGCATGTCTGAACTCTTAATGAGTCATAATATATCGTGAGAATGACATATAGCAACGCAATTTTCTTGCGTATTTTGTCAACATACTCAAAGAGATATGGTCATTATTATTGCCGATAATAAGATTGTAAATCCGGCTAACAACAAAGATACTGCACCTCCGTAAAATTGGTGCCATATTCATCCTGAATCTACTTCCTAACTGCAACTATTGATTTTTTTTATTGTGTGTTAAACACGTGTCTTTACGATGTTAAACTTTATTTTGCTCGAAGGTAACATTTATCTATTATGATAATTTCCCATGTATTAAATGACTGATGTCAATATCGAACCAACCTGTTTTGGCGAtatttaaaaagagagaaattttTTATAGTCGCGGAATATGACCGCGACTCATATTCTTTCGTCGATGTTATCAAAAATGCGGTTATACAATACTTCCGACATCGAGGGTAAGATGAAACTTGTTATGTGCtaagaaaaaaataaacattttttacataaataatgtTTTTATTGAATAGTTTAATGTCGTTAAACACGCTTTTCTCATTGCAGTACTTTCCTTCATACGTCTAACATCTTGAATACCTTATACATAATACaactttatatacatattatacatagaTGTTGAACATTACATATCGGATCACTTCTTTCGGACACATTATGATACAGCGGTCGTTTGACCGTAATGTTACTTGGGAGTTTTATGAAACACGTACCTCGCATGTTCTTATTTAC
Above is a window of Bombus affinis isolate iyBomAffi1 chromosome 5, iyBomAffi1.2, whole genome shotgun sequence DNA encoding:
- the LOC126916780 gene encoding nuclear pore complex protein Nup54 isoform X1 produces the protein MSFGTGFGGTTSTPAPAFSFGATASTTATPVKPAGFGTPSFGFSTPATSAPSLFGSSTTPATGGFGSGTTFGTPAATGFGNTATGGFASAPTFAASATSFGTTPVFGTPASSGTAFGTTSTFGSTPASTTGFGTFGTTTTSSLGFGGFSGFGTTTTTSAPSLFGGFGTTSTAPTFGTSTGFGAFGTKPTATTTTTGFGGFGTGTGFTGFGSGLAQTQQQFQQQQQQQQPVNTISEALYNAVFNCQLYNDERDNIIARWNLIQALWGTGKAYYYMNAPPIELNQENPLCRFKAIGYSRMPDADNNDGLVVLCFNKKKKDVKEGEAQLIGFMNNILGNKPNLSLTIDNIKATGEDKSQVTIFITEKGITGAPRKIPASELVAYLSQPMQKQQLVQNGVEDMLPLVKLDPAQLKEYLDNPPCSIDPRLWKQAQLDNPNPELYIPVPMIGFQQVKHRLKCQEEETTRHRNFLDMAADEIQRLQRQHTAIQARLKEHRRTLLELQHRVLQVLVRQEITRKVGLSLQPEEEVLTRRFESMHSQVSAPTQFKGRISEMLSQLRMRNHIDTQNQERYAMDPIAQDDIKAYLTMEQQGMAQLIATINSDLESLKIIKDGMSELLMSHNIS
- the LOC126916780 gene encoding nuclear pore complex protein Nup54 isoform X2 — translated: MSFGTGFGGTTSTPAPAFSFGATASTTATPVKPGFGTPSFGFSTPATSAPSLFGSSTTPATGGFGSGTTFGTPAATGFGNTATGGFASAPTFAASATSFGTTPVFGTPASSGTAFGTTSTFGSTPASTTGFGTFGTTTTSSLGFGGFSGFGTTTTTSAPSLFGGFGTTSTAPTFGTSTGFGAFGTKPTATTTTTGFGGFGTGTGFTGFGSGLAQTQQQFQQQQQQQQPVNTISEALYNAVFNCQLYNDERDNIIARWNLIQALWGTGKAYYYMNAPPIELNQENPLCRFKAIGYSRMPDADNNDGLVVLCFNKKKKDVKEGEAQLIGFMNNILGNKPNLSLTIDNIKATGEDKSQVTIFITEKGITGAPRKIPASELVAYLSQPMQKQQLVQNGVEDMLPLVKLDPAQLKEYLDNPPCSIDPRLWKQAQLDNPNPELYIPVPMIGFQQVKHRLKCQEEETTRHRNFLDMAADEIQRLQRQHTAIQARLKEHRRTLLELQHRVLQVLVRQEITRKVGLSLQPEEEVLTRRFESMHSQVSAPTQFKGRISEMLSQLRMRNHIDTQNQERYAMDPIAQDDIKAYLTMEQQGMAQLIATINSDLESLKIIKDGMSELLMSHNIS
- the LOC126916792 gene encoding uncharacterized protein LOC126916792 is translated as MSYMNEQNQGSKYGQLAKKLLKIASISGRKVALRHVGEPIDYSTELLHEFGTTDITIGDVTADVMITTMGKIPNEMFYLEDTVATVVPQRIQETSTFAKAVMATQEYYRPTESSSHSPVLIALLTALFIILLLCCITACIVTKSKRRNNFFGKGNMECEPGCTGLNQPLLGKLSTTTNKTSISSLRN